One part of the Theropithecus gelada isolate Dixy chromosome 5, Tgel_1.0, whole genome shotgun sequence genome encodes these proteins:
- the UCHL1 gene encoding ubiquitin carboxyl-terminal hydrolase isozyme L1 isoform X1 — protein MQLKPMEINPEMLNKVLSRLGVAGQWRFVDVLGLEEESLGSVPAPACALLLLFPLTAQHENFRKKQIEELKGQEVSPKVYFMKQTIGNSCGTIGLIHAVANNQDKLGFEDGSVLKQFLSETEKMSPEDRAKCFEKNEAIQAAHDAVAQEGQCRVDDKVNFHFILFNNVDGHLYELDGRMPFPVNHGASSEGTLLQDAAKVCREFTEREQGEVRFSAVALCKAA, from the exons ATGCAGCTCAAGCCGATGGAGATCAACCCCGAG ATGCTGAACAAA GTGCTGTCCCGGCTGGGGGTCGCCGGCCAGTGGCGCTTCGTGGACGTGCTGGGGCTGGAAGAGGAGTCTCTGGGCTCGGTGCCAGCGCCTGCCTGcgcgctgctgctgctgtttccaCTCACGGCCCAG CATGAGAACTTCAGGAAAAAACAGATTGAAGAGCTGAAGGGACAAGAAGTTAGTCCTAAAGTGTACTTCATGAAGCAGACCATTGGGAATTCCTGTGGCACAATCGGACTTATACACGCAGTGGCCAATAATCAAGATAAGCTGGGATTTG aggatGGATCAGTCCTGAAACAGTTTCTTTCTGAAACAGAGAAAATGTCCCCTGAAGACAGAGCAAAATGCTTTGAGAAGAATGAG gCCATACAGGCAGCCCATGATGCCGTGGCACAGGAAGGCCAATGTCGG GTAGATGACAAGGTGAATTTCCATTTCATTCTGTTTAACAACGTGGATGGCCACCTCTATGAACTGG ATGGACGAATGCCTTTTCCGGTGAACCATGGCGCCAGTTCAGAGGGCACCCTGCTGCAG GATGCTGCCAAGGTCTGCAGAGAATTCACCGAGCGTGAGCAAGGAGAAGTCCGCTTCTCTGCTGTGGCTCTCTGCAAGGCAGCCTAA
- the UCHL1 gene encoding ubiquitin carboxyl-terminal hydrolase isozyme L1 isoform X3, producing the protein MQLKPMEINPEMLNKVLSRLGVAGQWRFVDVLGLEEESLGSVPAPACALLLLFPLTAQHENFRKKQIEELKGQEVSPKVYFMKQTIGNSCGTIGLIHAVANNQDKLGFEDGSVLKQFLSETEKMSPEDRAKCFEKNEVDDKVNFHFILFNNVDGHLYELDGRMPFPVNHGASSEGTLLQDAAKVCREFTEREQGEVRFSAVALCKAA; encoded by the exons ATGCAGCTCAAGCCGATGGAGATCAACCCCGAG ATGCTGAACAAA GTGCTGTCCCGGCTGGGGGTCGCCGGCCAGTGGCGCTTCGTGGACGTGCTGGGGCTGGAAGAGGAGTCTCTGGGCTCGGTGCCAGCGCCTGCCTGcgcgctgctgctgctgtttccaCTCACGGCCCAG CATGAGAACTTCAGGAAAAAACAGATTGAAGAGCTGAAGGGACAAGAAGTTAGTCCTAAAGTGTACTTCATGAAGCAGACCATTGGGAATTCCTGTGGCACAATCGGACTTATACACGCAGTGGCCAATAATCAAGATAAGCTGGGATTTG aggatGGATCAGTCCTGAAACAGTTTCTTTCTGAAACAGAGAAAATGTCCCCTGAAGACAGAGCAAAATGCTTTGAGAAGAATGAG GTAGATGACAAGGTGAATTTCCATTTCATTCTGTTTAACAACGTGGATGGCCACCTCTATGAACTGG ATGGACGAATGCCTTTTCCGGTGAACCATGGCGCCAGTTCAGAGGGCACCCTGCTGCAG GATGCTGCCAAGGTCTGCAGAGAATTCACCGAGCGTGAGCAAGGAGAAGTCCGCTTCTCTGCTGTGGCTCTCTGCAAGGCAGCCTAA
- the UCHL1 gene encoding ubiquitin carboxyl-terminal hydrolase isozyme L1 isoform X2 yields the protein MQLKPMEINPEMLNKVLSRLGVAGQWRFVDVLGLEEESLGSVPAPACALLLLFPLTAQHENFRKKQIEELKGQEVSPKVYFMKQTIGNSCGTIGLIHAVANNQDKLGFEKMSPEDRAKCFEKNEAIQAAHDAVAQEGQCRVDDKVNFHFILFNNVDGHLYELDGRMPFPVNHGASSEGTLLQDAAKVCREFTEREQGEVRFSAVALCKAA from the exons ATGCAGCTCAAGCCGATGGAGATCAACCCCGAG ATGCTGAACAAA GTGCTGTCCCGGCTGGGGGTCGCCGGCCAGTGGCGCTTCGTGGACGTGCTGGGGCTGGAAGAGGAGTCTCTGGGCTCGGTGCCAGCGCCTGCCTGcgcgctgctgctgctgtttccaCTCACGGCCCAG CATGAGAACTTCAGGAAAAAACAGATTGAAGAGCTGAAGGGACAAGAAGTTAGTCCTAAAGTGTACTTCATGAAGCAGACCATTGGGAATTCCTGTGGCACAATCGGACTTATACACGCAGTGGCCAATAATCAAGATAAGCTGGGATTTG AGAAAATGTCCCCTGAAGACAGAGCAAAATGCTTTGAGAAGAATGAG gCCATACAGGCAGCCCATGATGCCGTGGCACAGGAAGGCCAATGTCGG GTAGATGACAAGGTGAATTTCCATTTCATTCTGTTTAACAACGTGGATGGCCACCTCTATGAACTGG ATGGACGAATGCCTTTTCCGGTGAACCATGGCGCCAGTTCAGAGGGCACCCTGCTGCAG GATGCTGCCAAGGTCTGCAGAGAATTCACCGAGCGTGAGCAAGGAGAAGTCCGCTTCTCTGCTGTGGCTCTCTGCAAGGCAGCCTAA